The genome window GCGCCCAGGCTGCTGGATGCGGTGGAAGCGGTCAACGAGGCGCAGAAGGGCCATCTGTACGAACTGATCCAGCGCCACTACGGTGCGGCGCAGTCGCTCAAGGGCAAGACCTTCGCGGTGTGGGGCCTGGCGTTCAAGCCCAACACCGACGACATGCGTGCCGCCTCCAGCCGCCGCCTGCTGGCGCAACTGTGGGAAGCGGGCGCGACGGTCCGCGCCTACGATCCGGAGGCGACCGACGAAGCCAAGCGCATCTTCGGCGAGCGCGCCGACCTGCACTTCTGCAGCGATGCCTTCGACGCGCTGGAAGGCGCCGACGCGCTGGCGGTGGTCACCGAATGGAAGCAGTTCCGCAGCCCGGACTTCACCCGCATGAAGGAACTGATCGGCGATGCGGTGGTGTTCGACGGCCGCAATCTCTACGATCCGCAGGAAATCGAGAGCTTCGGCCTGGCGTATTACGGCATCGGTCGCGGACGTTCGATCCATGCAGCATGATTTTTCCACCCAGGACCGGTTGCTGGAGAACCGCCTGATCGAGCTGGAAACGCGCCTCTCCTTCCAGGAGCAGGCGCTGGCGGAAATGAGCGATGCCCTGGCCGAGGCGCGTATCGAAAGCCAGCGCAACGCCGAACTGCTGCGCCACCTGCTCGAGGATCTGGGCAAGGTGCGCAGTACGCTCTACGCCGATCCGGCCGACGAACCGCCGCCGCCGCATTACTGATCCCCCGAACCGACCGATGCCGTCCCGATGAGCGATACCCTCCGCGAGCAGTTGCTGGGCCTGGGCTTCAAGCCTGCGCCGAAACCCGAACGCAAAGCCCCGCCTGCCGCGCCGCGGCCGCAGGGACGGCCGGGCCAGCGCCCGGCACCGGCCGGGGCGCGCGGCGAGCGCGCTCCCGCTGGCGCGCCCACGCCCGGCAAGCCGGGCGGCGGGCGTGGCCGCCCGCAGGGCAACGGCAAGCCGCACGGCAACGGCAAGCCGCAGGGCGCGGGTGGCCAGCCGGCGCGGCCGCCGCGCAGCCGCGAGGACATCGACCTGGCCAAGGCCTACGCGATCCGCGCCCAGCGCGAGAAGGACGAGCGCATCGAGGCGGAGCGGCAGAAGCAG of Xanthomonas sacchari contains these proteins:
- a CDS encoding SlyX family protein; the encoded protein is MQHDFSTQDRLLENRLIELETRLSFQEQALAEMSDALAEARIESQRNAELLRHLLEDLGKVRSTLYADPADEPPPPHY
- a CDS encoding DUF2058 domain-containing protein, with translation MSDTLREQLLGLGFKPAPKPERKAPPAAPRPQGRPGQRPAPAGARGERAPAGAPTPGKPGGGRGRPQGNGKPHGNGKPQGAGGQPARPPRSREDIDLAKAYAIRAQREKDERIEAERQKQEEARLRREARAKLDELLKGQALNQAEADIARHFPYGGKIKRIYVTADQLKALNAGELGVLQQNGRYLLVTKALLDQAEAIFPAAVALRVDPNAPAEEDPYADPKYQIPDDLVW